From one Lolium rigidum isolate FL_2022 chromosome 4, APGP_CSIRO_Lrig_0.1, whole genome shotgun sequence genomic stretch:
- the LOC124649641 gene encoding silicon efflux transporter LSI3-like, with product MALASLSKVVLGSAAFGVFWVLAVFPSVPFLPIGRTAGALLSAALMVVFHVISPDDAYASVDLPILGLLFATMVVGGYLKGAGMFGHLGRLLAWRSQGGRDLLCRVCVVTALASALFTNDTCCVVLTEFVLELAAERNLPAKPFLLALATSANIGSSATPIGNPQNLVIAFNSKISFVSFFLGILPAMLAGMAVNMVMLLCKYWKDLEGVSPDAESKEMVAVEEGRRPSPLTATTLKSPARVLSADDHDSVMAESISTKHRWFMQCSEPQRRLFLKSFAYIVTAGMLVAYMLGLNMSWTAITTAVALIVVDFRDAEACLGKVSYSLLVFFTGMFVTVSGFNKTGLPGAIWNVMAPYSKINHVSGVTVLSLIILLLSNLASNVPTVLLMGDEVAASAATISPAAVTRSWLLLAWVSTVAGNLSLLGSAANLIVCEQARRVPRNAHDLTFWSHVVFGVPSTLVVTAVGIPLIGLINVA from the exons atggcgttggcgtctcTGTCCAAGGTGGTGCTGGGGTCGGCGGCGTTCGGGGTGTTCTGGGTACTCGCCGTGTTCCCGTCGGTGCCGTTCCTGCCGATCGGCCGCACGGCGGGCGCCCTGCTGAGCGCGGCGCTGATGGTCGTCTTCCACGTGATCAGCCCCGACGACGCCTACGCCTCCGTGGACCTCCCCATCCTGGGCCTCCTCTTCGCCACCATGGTCGTCGGCGGTTACCTCAAGGGCGCCGGCATGTTCGGCCACCTGGGCCGCCTGCTGGCGTGGCGGAGCCAGGGCGGCCGCGACCTCCTCTGCCGCGTCTGCGTCGTCACCGCGCTCGCCAGCGCGCTCTTCACCAACGACACCTGCTGCGTCGTGCTCACGGAGTTCGTGCTGGAGCTCGCCGCCGAGCGGAACCTGCCCGCGAAGCCATTCCTCCTGGCACTCGCCACCAGCGCCAACATCGGGTCCAGCGCCACGCCCATCGGCAACCCGCAGAACCTGGTCATCGCATTCAACAGCAAGATCTCCTTCGTGAGCTTCTTCCTCGGCATCCTGCCGGCCATGCTCGCCGGCATGGCCGTCAACATGGTCATGCTGCTCTGCAAGTACTGGAAGGACCTGGAGGGGGTCAGCCCCGACGCCGAAAGCAAGGAGATGGTGGCCGTCGAGGAGGGGCGCCGGCCGTCCCCGCTGACGGCCACCACGCTCAAGAGCCCTGCTCGGGTGCTGTCCGCCGACGACCACGACTCGGTGATGGCGGAGAGCATCTCGACCAAGCACCGGTGGTTCATGCAGTGCTCGGAGCCACAGCGGAGGCTCTTCCTCAAGAGCTTCGCCTACATCGTCACCGCCGGGATGCTGGTGGCATACATGCTCGGGCTCAACATGTCGtggaccgccatcaccaccgccgtcGCCCTCATTGTCGTCGACTTCCGCGACGCCGAGGCCTGCCTCGGCAAGGTGTCCTACTCGCTGCTGGTCTTCTTCACGGGAATGTTCGTCACGGTCAGCGGCTTCAACAAGACGGGCCTCCCTGGGGCCATCTGGAACGTCATGGCGCCCTACTCCAAGATCAACCACGTCAGCGGCGTCACCGTCCTCTctctcatcatcctcctcctctccaacctCGCCTCCAACGTACCAACAG TGTTACTGATGGGGGACGAGGTGGCGGCATCGGCAGCGACGATCTCGCCGGCCGCGGTGACACGGTCATGGCTGCTGCTGGCATGGGTGAGCACGGTGGCAGGCAACCTATCACTTCTCGGGTCGGCGGCCAACCTCATAGTGTGCGAGCAGGCGCGTCGGGTGCCCCGCAACGCACACGACCTCACCTTCTGGAGCCATGTCGTCTTCGGTGTCCCCTCCACGCTCGTCGTCACCGCCGTTGGCATACCCCTTATCGGCCTCATCAACGTCGCCTAA